One window from the genome of Hippoglossus hippoglossus isolate fHipHip1 chromosome 6, fHipHip1.pri, whole genome shotgun sequence encodes:
- the LOC117763618 gene encoding sodium/potassium/calcium exchanger 1-like has translation MFGKMNCATGKRLKLSWVVFLLSGGFLYQLTTSARLYRPQIGEDHSSAEAPVLEEPATATHELEPTDQTTSEVHVVKHPDTTTSDLKASTPTEFPPLTTTNRTFVHCIYLAPEPPPETLAPAPVPPEAPHIRGEYPKDVFTIADRRRGWVVLHIFGMIYMFVSLAIVCDEFFVPALGVITDKLAISDDVAGATFMAAGRSAPKLFAYVVGVFFAHSNVGIGTIVGSAVFNILFVIGMCALFSRRVLHLTWWPLFRDVSFYILALILLIIFFLDNVIMWWESMMLVASYCLYVIFMKFNVQLERAFKSQLHKHKNIVKILAVEEPDKVDMSAREGGSKDSDSNDEDENDKNSEDSSENDENEVTVKEEENEDKPLSLEWPDTRRKQATSLFLLPIVFPLWLTVPDVRRQKSRKFFVVTFLGSILWIAVFSYLKVWWAHRIGETMGVSHQTLIILASETSAPDLITSAIVARKGRGNMAVSGSLGSNIFGITVSLPVPWLLLSSIHSLAPVAVSSNGLLRAVTLLLLLMLLFVVIIASCKWRMNKMLGFIMLLLYFIFLLFHLRVQ, from the exons atgtttgggAAAATGAATTGTGCAACAGGGAAGAGGCTGAAGCTGAGCTgggttgtgtttctcctctctggGGGTTTCCTCTACCAGCTGACCACCAGTGCCAGACTCTACAGGCCTCAGATTGGAGAGGACCACAGTTCAGCAGAGGCACCGGTGCTGGAGGAACCTGCCACTGCAACTCATGAATTAGAGCCCACAGATCAAACGACGAGTGAGGTGCATGTAGTGAAACATCCGGATACAACAACATCAGATTTGAAAGCATCCACCCCCACTGAATTTCCACCACTGACAACCACAAACCGGACTTTTGTGCACTGCATCTACCTGGCCCCTGAGCCTCCACCAGAGACCCTTGCACCAGCTCCAGTTCCTCCTGAGGCTCCACATATTAGAGGAGAATACCCTAAAGATGTTTTTACTATAGCAGACCGCAGACGAGGCTGGGTGGTCCTCCACATATTTGGGATgatttacatgtttgtgtcacttGCAATTGTGTGTGATGAGTTTTTTGTTCCTGCTCTGGGGGTAATCACAGACAAGTTAGCCATCTCTGATGATGTGGCAGGAGCCACCTTCATGGCTGCTGGAAGATCTGCCCCAAAGTTGTTTGCCTACGTCGTAGGGGTCTTCTTCGCCCACAGCAACGTGGGCATCGGCACGATAGTTGGCTCAGcggttttcaacattttgttcGTGATTGGAATGTGTGCACTGTTTTCTCGGAGGGTGCTTCATCTCACCTGGTGGCCACTCTTCAGAGACGTGTCCTTCTACATACTCGCCCTCATCTTActcatcatcttcttcctgGATAATGTCATAATGTGGTGGGAGAGCATGATGCTGGTGGCCAGTTACTGTCTCTATGTGATCTTCATGAAGTTTAATGTGCAATTAGAGCGGGCCTTCAAGAGCCAACTccacaaacacaagaacatCGTCAAAATCCTTGCTGTGGAGGAACCTGACAAG GTGGACATGTCTGCAAGAGAGGGTGGGTCAAAAGACTCTGACAGTAATGATGAAGAcgaaaatgataaaaacagtGAAGATTCCAGTGAAAATGATGAGAACGAAGTGACggtgaaagaagaggagaatgaGGATAAACCTCTGTCTTTAGAGTGGCCTGACACGCGACGCAAACAAGCCACCTCCCTCTTCCTGCTGCCCATAGTCTTCCCTCTGTGGCTCACAGTTCCTGATGTTCGCAGACAG AAATCCAGAAAGTTCTTTGTGGTCACCTTTCTGGGCTCCATTCTGTGGATTGCTGTCTTCTCCTACCTCAAAGTGTGGTGGGCACATCGG ATAGGTGAAACCATGGGCGTCTCACATCAGACTCTAATCATCCTGGCTTCAGAGACGTCCGCCCCCGACCTCATTACCAGCGCGATAGTTGCACGTAAAGGTCGTGGTAACATGGCTGTGTCTGGCTCTCTGGGCAGTAACATCTTTGGCATCACTGTGAG TCTGCCAGTCCCATGGCTCCTGCTCTCATCCATCCACAGTTTGGCTCCAGTGGCCGTCAGCAGCAATGGGCTCTTACGTGCCGtgacactcctcctcctcctcatgctcCTCTTTGTCGTCATTATTGCGTCCTGCAAGTGGAGGATGAACAAGATGCTGGGTTTCATCATGCTCCTGCTCTACTTCATCTTCCTGCTGTTTCATTTAAGGGTTCAGTAG